In Bacillus sp. SB49, a single window of DNA contains:
- the map gene encoding type I methionyl aminopeptidase, producing the protein MIICKTPRELDIMREAGRIVALTHQKLKENIRPGITTGELDKIADKFIRSMDAIPSFKGYNGFRGSICASVNEELVHGIPGDRVLNNGDIISIDIGAKYKGYHGDSAWTYPVGTVDDDTMELLRVTEQSLFKGLDEAKPGVRLSNISHAIQSCVEPEGFSIVREYVGHGVGRELHEDPQIPHYGPPNKGPRLKPGMVLAVEPMVNAGSRYVKTLGDRWTVVTQDGKMCAHFEHTIAITDEGYEILTKS; encoded by the coding sequence ATGATTATATGTAAAACACCACGGGAGTTAGACATCATGCGTGAAGCAGGCAGAATTGTTGCCTTAACGCACCAAAAGTTGAAAGAAAACATTCGACCTGGTATAACGACGGGCGAATTGGATAAGATTGCAGATAAGTTCATACGCAGTATGGATGCAATCCCTTCTTTTAAAGGTTATAATGGATTCCGTGGCAGTATATGTGCATCTGTTAACGAAGAACTTGTTCATGGTATTCCTGGTGACAGGGTCCTGAACAACGGAGATATCATCAGCATCGACATAGGTGCGAAGTATAAAGGTTATCACGGGGATTCGGCCTGGACGTATCCGGTCGGTACCGTCGATGACGATACAATGGAGTTGCTGAGAGTTACAGAACAATCACTGTTTAAGGGACTTGATGAAGCAAAACCAGGTGTACGCCTTTCAAATATATCGCATGCCATTCAGAGCTGTGTAGAGCCGGAAGGGTTCTCCATTGTTCGTGAATATGTCGGGCACGGCGTCGGCAGGGAACTTCATGAGGATCCGCAGATCCCTCATTATGGTCCGCCGAACAAAGGCCCGCGTTTGAAACCAGGAATGGTTTTGGCAGTTGAGCCGATGGTTAACGCAGGTTCACGCTATGTGAAGACACTGGGTGACCGTTGGACGGTAGTTACTCAAGATGGAAAGATGTGCGCACACTTTGAGCACACCATCGCGATAACGGATGAGGGTTATGAGATTTTAACAAAATCCTAA
- a CDS encoding KOW domain-containing RNA-binding protein, which produces MNESESSPRIGQIVRIVQGREAGQYAVVIDVLDGRFVLLADGEKRKYDRPKRKNLQHVELMDFISPEVQDSLLETGRVTNGKLRFAVSKYVNEAVTDLKKGDQLDGERRCN; this is translated from the coding sequence TTGAACGAATCTGAGTCGAGTCCTCGAATAGGTCAAATTGTTCGTATTGTGCAGGGGCGAGAGGCAGGACAGTATGCGGTTGTGATCGATGTGCTGGATGGCCGCTTTGTGCTGCTTGCCGACGGAGAGAAACGTAAGTATGATCGACCAAAGAGAAAGAATTTGCAACATGTTGAGCTTATGGATTTCATCTCTCCGGAAGTCCAGGACAGCCTTCTGGAAACTGGTCGTGTCACAAATGGCAAGCTTCGATTTGCCGTATCAAAATATGTCAATGAAGCAGTGACTGATTTGAAGAAGGGAGATCAACTCGATGGCGAAAGACGATGTAATTGA
- the infA gene encoding translation initiation factor IF-1, with protein sequence MAKDDVIEVEGTVVETLPNAQFKVELENGHSVLAHVSGKIRMHFIRILPGDKVTVELSPYDLTKGRITYRYK encoded by the coding sequence ATGGCGAAAGACGATGTAATTGAAGTAGAAGGGACCGTCGTTGAAACCTTACCGAACGCACAGTTCAAGGTTGAACTCGAGAACGGTCACTCCGTTTTAGCTCACGTATCCGGTAAAATTCGCATGCACTTCATCCGAATCTTACCAGGAGATAAGGTAACGGTAGAACTTTCCCCTTATGATTTAACTAAAGGACGTATTACGTACCGTTATAAATAA
- the rpmJ gene encoding 50S ribosomal protein L36 codes for MKVRPSVKPICEKCKVIKRKGKVMVICENPKHKQKQG; via the coding sequence ATGAAGGTAAGACCTTCTGTAAAACCAATTTGCGAAAAATGCAAAGTCATCAAACGAAAAGGTAAAGTCATGGTTATCTGTGAAAACCCTAAGCATAAACAAAAACAAGGCTAA
- the rpsM gene encoding 30S ribosomal protein S13 translates to MARIAGVDIPRDKRVVISLTYVYGIGNSLAKDVLAEAGVSEDTRVRDLTEDELAQIRQAVEQYNVEGDLRRENSLNIKRLIEIGSYRGIRHRRGLPLRGQRTKNNSRTRKGPRRTVANKRK, encoded by the coding sequence ATGGCACGTATCGCAGGAGTAGATATTCCGCGTGACAAACGCGTGGTAATTTCATTAACTTATGTATATGGAATCGGTAATTCCCTTGCTAAAGACGTACTGGCTGAAGCCGGCGTATCTGAGGATACACGTGTTCGCGATCTTACAGAGGACGAACTAGCGCAAATCCGTCAAGCAGTGGAACAGTACAACGTTGAAGGTGACCTTCGTCGTGAGAACTCTCTAAACATCAAACGTTTGATTGAGATCGGTTCTTACCGTGGTATCCGTCATCGTCGCGGTCTTCCACTTCGTGGACAAAGAACGAAAAACAACTCTCGTACACGTAAAGGCCCACGTCGTACAGTGGCTAACAAACGTAAATAA
- the rpsK gene encoding 30S ribosomal protein S11, with protein sequence MARKGNTRSRKRRVKKNIESGVAHIRSTFNNTIVTVTDVQGNVISWSSAGALGFKGSRKSTPFAAQMASEAAAKDAMDNGMKTLEVTVKGPGAGREAAIRSLQAAGLEITAIRDVTPVPHNGCRPPKRRRV encoded by the coding sequence ATGGCACGTAAAGGAAACACTCGTAGTCGTAAACGCCGCGTGAAAAAGAATATTGAGTCCGGTGTGGCACACATCCGCTCTACATTCAACAACACAATCGTAACAGTCACTGATGTCCAAGGTAACGTAATCAGCTGGAGCAGTGCTGGAGCTCTTGGTTTCAAAGGTTCCCGTAAATCTACTCCATTCGCTGCTCAAATGGCTTCTGAAGCTGCAGCGAAAGATGCTATGGACAACGGTATGAAAACTCTTGAAGTTACAGTTAAAGGCCCTGGTGCTGGTCGTGAAGCAGCAATCCGTTCTCTACAAGCAGCAGGTCTTGAAATCACGGCAATCCGTGACGTAACACCAGTACCACACAATGGTTGCCGCCCACCAAAACGTCGTCGCGTATAA
- a CDS encoding DNA-directed RNA polymerase subunit alpha, which translates to MIEIEKPKIETVEISDESTFGKFVVEPLERGYGTTLGNSLRRILLSSLPGSAVTSVQIDGVLHEFSTIDGVVEDVTTVILNLKKLALKVYSDEEKTLEIDVQGEGKVTAADITHDSDVEILNPDLHIATLDSSASFRARITAERGRGYRPAEGNNHEDLPIGVIPVDSIFTPVSRVTYQVENTRIGQTSNFDKLTLDVWTDGSIRPEEAISLGAKIYMEHLNIFVSLTDEAQKAEIMVEKEEDQKEKVLEMTIEELDLSVRSYNCLKRAGINTVQELANKSEEDMMKVRNLGRKSLEEVKHKLDELGLGLRKED; encoded by the coding sequence ATGATCGAAATTGAAAAGCCAAAGATTGAAACGGTCGAGATCAGCGATGAGTCTACTTTTGGTAAGTTCGTCGTCGAACCGCTTGAGCGTGGGTATGGTACAACTCTAGGGAACTCCTTGCGTCGTATCCTATTATCCTCACTTCCTGGCTCTGCAGTCACATCTGTTCAGATTGATGGTGTTCTTCATGAATTCTCCACTATTGATGGAGTAGTAGAAGATGTTACAACTGTCATTCTGAATCTGAAGAAACTAGCTTTGAAGGTTTACTCCGACGAAGAAAAGACTTTGGAAATTGATGTACAGGGTGAAGGAAAAGTTACAGCGGCTGACATCACGCACGATAGTGATGTGGAAATTCTTAACCCGGATCTCCATATCGCTACACTGGACAGCAGTGCCAGCTTCCGTGCGCGCATCACTGCGGAACGCGGCCGAGGATATCGTCCGGCAGAAGGAAACAACCACGAGGATCTACCAATCGGCGTTATTCCGGTTGATTCTATCTTTACACCGGTATCCCGTGTAACGTATCAAGTAGAGAACACAAGAATTGGTCAAACGTCTAATTTTGACAAGTTGACATTAGACGTGTGGACGGATGGCAGCATCCGCCCAGAAGAAGCAATCTCCTTAGGGGCTAAAATCTATATGGAACACCTCAATATCTTTGTCAGCCTTACTGATGAAGCTCAAAAAGCTGAAATCATGGTTGAGAAAGAAGAGGACCAAAAAGAGAAAGTCCTTGAGATGACGATTGAAGAACTTGACCTGTCTGTACGTTCCTATAACTGCTTGAAGCGTGCTGGTATCAACACCGTGCAGGAGCTTGCGAATAAATCTGAAGAAGATATGATGAAGGTCCGTAACCTTGGTCGCAAGTCACTTGAAGAAGTGAAGCACAAGTTGGACGAGTTGGGATTAGGTCTAAGAAAAGAAGATTAA
- the rplQ gene encoding 50S ribosomal protein L17, with amino-acid sequence MARKLGRTTDQRMALLRNLATDLIVHERLETTEAKAKELRSVVEKMITLGKRGDLHARRQAEAFLYNVKAEGEEQTALQKLFSEIGPRYEDRQGGYTRVLKLGERKGDGAKMAIIELV; translated from the coding sequence ATGGCTAGAAAACTAGGACGTACAACAGATCAGCGCATGGCGTTGCTTCGCAACCTGGCGACTGACCTGATTGTTCACGAACGTTTGGAGACAACAGAAGCTAAAGCGAAAGAACTTCGCTCTGTAGTAGAGAAAATGATTACTCTTGGTAAACGCGGCGATCTTCATGCCCGTCGTCAAGCTGAAGCATTCCTTTACAACGTGAAGGCGGAAGGCGAAGAGCAAACAGCTTTGCAGAAGCTATTCTCTGAAATCGGCCCACGCTACGAAGACCGCCAAGGTGGTTATACTCGCGTGCTTAAGCTAGGCGAGCGTAAAGGCGATGGAGCGAAAATGGCGATCATTGAACTAGTTTAA
- a CDS encoding energy-coupling factor ABC transporter ATP-binding protein produces MGERQVEFRNVSFRYQEDMPWVLNDVSFTLGPNEWVAIIGHNGSGKSTIAKLMNGLLFPQEGEILVDGQAVTQESVWEVRKKVGMVFQNPDNQFVGTTVRDDVAFGMENHGMPRDLMQQRIKDSLASVRMQEYERHEPHRLSGGQKQRVAIASVLAVSPAFIILDEATAMLDPKGRKEIMETVRDVQRERDLSLITITHDLHEVTQASRVIVMNKGQVWMEGTPREVFSKKDNLTEIGLDTPFVSKLADHLKTEGVMLSREPLNHQELLEELWTSRSTM; encoded by the coding sequence ATGGGAGAGAGACAAGTCGAGTTTCGGAATGTATCCTTTCGTTATCAGGAGGACATGCCGTGGGTTTTAAATGACGTTAGCTTCACGCTTGGCCCGAATGAATGGGTAGCCATTATCGGACATAACGGCTCCGGGAAATCGACGATTGCCAAGCTTATGAACGGGCTATTATTTCCTCAAGAAGGGGAAATATTAGTGGATGGTCAGGCGGTAACGCAGGAGAGCGTATGGGAAGTCAGGAAGAAGGTCGGTATGGTCTTCCAAAACCCTGATAACCAATTCGTTGGAACCACGGTTCGTGATGATGTCGCTTTCGGGATGGAGAATCACGGTATGCCCAGAGATTTGATGCAGCAGAGAATCAAAGACAGCCTTGCTTCAGTCCGTATGCAGGAGTATGAGCGTCACGAGCCCCACCGTTTGTCCGGAGGGCAGAAGCAGCGCGTGGCGATTGCGAGTGTGCTTGCTGTATCACCGGCTTTCATCATCCTGGATGAAGCGACCGCTATGCTGGATCCGAAAGGTCGGAAAGAGATCATGGAAACGGTCCGTGATGTTCAACGGGAAAGAGACTTATCCTTGATCACTATAACGCACGACCTTCATGAGGTGACCCAGGCATCCCGGGTAATCGTCATGAATAAAGGACAGGTATGGATGGAAGGAACTCCGAGAGAGGTCTTTTCAAAGAAAGATAACTTAACCGAAATTGGCTTAGATACTCCATTTGTCAGTAAATTGGCAGATCACCTGAAGACAGAAGGTGTGATGCTTTCTCGTGAGCCACTCAATCACCAGGAGTTATTGGAGGAATTATGGACATCACGTTCGACCATGTAA
- a CDS encoding energy-coupling factor ABC transporter ATP-binding protein has product MDITFDHVSYVYQPNSPFEHKALDDLSFEIPSGSFVAVIGHTGSGKSTLIQHLNGLLQPTSGNVQIGDYKLTAGEKNKDLRNLRESVGVVFQYPEHQLFEETVAKDIAFGPQNFGVEQKEIDRRIKEAVEATHLPEELLERSPFDLSGGQMRRVAISGVLAMNPRVLVLDEPTAGLDPRGQKEIMNMFSNLHKEKELTTILVTHSMEDALSYADYILIMNHGKLYMEGAPLDIFKQKDALEQVQLDVPEVIQFLAKVNEKFGWDMEYKGETMEELAALLADKGRGGAARE; this is encoded by the coding sequence ATGGACATCACGTTCGACCATGTAAGTTACGTCTATCAACCGAACAGCCCGTTCGAGCATAAAGCATTGGATGATCTATCCTTCGAAATACCTTCCGGCTCTTTTGTCGCCGTCATCGGTCATACAGGATCGGGGAAATCCACGCTGATCCAACACTTAAATGGACTGCTTCAGCCTACGAGCGGAAACGTTCAAATCGGCGACTACAAGCTTACGGCTGGAGAGAAGAATAAAGATTTGAGAAATCTGCGGGAGAGTGTCGGAGTTGTGTTCCAGTATCCCGAACATCAGTTGTTTGAAGAAACGGTTGCGAAGGATATCGCGTTCGGTCCCCAGAACTTCGGGGTGGAACAGAAAGAAATCGATCGCAGAATCAAGGAAGCTGTAGAAGCTACCCATCTCCCGGAGGAATTGTTGGAACGTTCTCCTTTCGATTTAAGTGGTGGACAGATGCGCAGGGTGGCCATATCCGGGGTGCTCGCAATGAATCCGCGTGTCCTTGTATTGGATGAACCGACGGCCGGGCTCGACCCGCGCGGGCAGAAGGAAATTATGAATATGTTTTCCAATCTCCATAAAGAGAAGGAATTGACGACGATCCTCGTCACTCACAGTATGGAAGACGCGCTCTCCTATGCGGATTACATTCTTATTATGAATCACGGGAAGCTCTATATGGAAGGTGCCCCGTTGGATATATTTAAGCAGAAGGACGCTTTGGAGCAGGTGCAGCTCGATGTACCGGAAGTGATTCAGTTCCTTGCCAAAGTTAATGAGAAGTTCGGATGGGATATGGAATACAAAGGAGAAACCATGGAGGAATTGGCAGCTCTTCTTGCTGATAAAGGGAGAGGGGGTGCCGCTCGTGAGTAG
- a CDS encoding energy-coupling factor transporter transmembrane component T family protein — protein MSSSMIIGQYIPTDSFIHRLDPRSKIALIFFFVIVVFFANSVWSYGVLAVFAVGSALLSKVPFRYIMKGLKPVWFLIIFTFLLHLFVTRQGEVAFSVFGWNVYEEGLIQGAAISLRFFLLILVTSLLTLTTTPIEITDAIEDLLGPLKKVRFPVHELALMMSISLRFIPTLMQETEKISKAQASRGVDFRTGRFKDRVKAVVPLLVPLFVSAFKRAEELAMAMEARGYQGGEGRTKLRELRIGRIDVFTYVVFAVVVLVLFLTRS, from the coding sequence GTGAGTAGTTCGATGATCATCGGGCAGTACATTCCTACGGATTCCTTTATCCACCGGCTGGACCCCCGCTCGAAAATCGCGTTGATCTTCTTTTTTGTCATCGTTGTATTTTTTGCTAATTCTGTTTGGAGTTACGGGGTTCTTGCTGTCTTTGCTGTCGGGAGCGCTCTCCTGTCTAAAGTGCCGTTTCGGTATATTATGAAAGGGTTGAAGCCGGTTTGGTTCCTGATTATTTTCACGTTCCTGCTCCACTTGTTTGTCACGAGACAAGGGGAGGTCGCTTTTTCTGTGTTCGGATGGAACGTGTATGAAGAAGGATTGATCCAAGGGGCAGCTATCTCTCTTCGATTCTTTCTTTTGATTCTGGTCACATCCCTGCTTACATTGACAACGACACCGATTGAAATAACCGATGCTATTGAAGATCTACTCGGTCCTTTGAAGAAGGTTCGATTCCCTGTCCATGAGCTGGCGTTAATGATGTCCATTTCCCTGCGTTTTATCCCGACACTTATGCAGGAAACAGAAAAAATATCAAAAGCACAGGCTTCCAGAGGAGTAGACTTCCGTACAGGTCGTTTTAAGGACCGTGTAAAGGCTGTCGTCCCTTTGCTTGTCCCACTATTCGTCAGCGCTTTTAAGCGTGCAGAAGAGCTCGCTATGGCGATGGAAGCAAGAGGATACCAGGGCGGTGAAGGCAGGACGAAGCTGAGGGAACTCCGCATCGGCCGAATCGACGTCTTTACGTATGTCGTTTTTGCTGTTGTGGTCCTTGTGCTCTTCCTCACCAGAAGCTGA
- the truA gene encoding tRNA pseudouridine(38-40) synthase TruA, whose amino-acid sequence MQRMKFTLQYDGTAYAGYQVQPNGNTIQAELEKALAKIHKGETVKVTASGRTDAGVHAMGQVIHFDTPLSIPDENWKRAVNSLLPDDIMITHSEAVPEDFHARYGTVGKEYRYYVWNDRDRQLFKRHHTYHVKAELDMAAMKEACRLLEGEHDFTSFCSPKTDIKGDKVRTIYEASIRKEGAEIVFLFRGSGFLYNMVRILVGTLLEVGRHEREPASIPRILAAMDRAAAGKTAPPQGLFLWEVFYQ is encoded by the coding sequence ATGCAGCGTATGAAGTTCACCCTGCAGTATGACGGTACGGCCTATGCCGGGTATCAGGTACAGCCGAACGGTAATACGATTCAGGCGGAGCTGGAGAAAGCACTGGCAAAAATCCATAAAGGAGAAACGGTCAAAGTGACTGCCTCCGGAAGGACCGATGCCGGCGTTCATGCCATGGGGCAGGTTATACATTTCGACACACCGCTTTCCATTCCGGATGAGAATTGGAAGAGGGCCGTCAACTCTCTGCTTCCGGATGATATTATGATCACTCATTCAGAAGCAGTTCCGGAGGATTTCCATGCCCGTTACGGGACCGTAGGGAAAGAATACCGGTACTATGTATGGAATGACAGGGACAGACAGCTGTTCAAGCGCCATCATACGTATCACGTGAAGGCAGAGCTTGATATGGCTGCGATGAAGGAGGCGTGCCGGCTGTTGGAGGGAGAACATGACTTTACGTCTTTTTGTTCTCCGAAGACAGATATTAAAGGCGACAAAGTCCGGACGATTTATGAAGCATCCATCCGGAAAGAAGGGGCAGAGATCGTGTTCCTGTTCCGAGGCTCCGGCTTCCTTTATAATATGGTCCGGATTCTTGTCGGTACACTTTTGGAGGTAGGGCGGCATGAGAGAGAGCCTGCTTCCATCCCAAGAATTCTTGCTGCAATGGATCGGGCTGCCGCCGGGAAAACAGCTCCTCCACAAGGGTTATTTCTCTGGGAAGTTTTTTACCAATAA
- the rplM gene encoding 50S ribosomal protein L13 produces the protein MRTTFMANENNVERKWYVVDAAGQTLGRLASEVAAILRGKHKPTYTPHVDTGDHVIIINAGEIQLTGNKINDKIYYRHSNHPGGLKSRTANEMRTKYPEQMLELAVKGMLPKGSLGRKMGKKLHVFAGAEHKHEAQKPEVYELRG, from the coding sequence ATGCGCACAACTTTCATGGCAAATGAAAACAACGTTGAACGTAAATGGTATGTTGTGGATGCTGCAGGGCAAACACTTGGCCGTTTAGCGAGCGAAGTTGCTGCGATCCTTCGCGGTAAACATAAACCAACTTACACACCACACGTTGATACAGGTGATCATGTCATTATCATCAACGCAGGTGAAATCCAACTTACAGGTAACAAGATCAACGATAAGATCTACTACCGTCACTCCAACCACCCAGGTGGATTGAAGTCCCGTACAGCTAACGAAATGCGTACGAAATACCCTGAGCAAATGCTTGAGCTTGCTGTTAAAGGTATGCTTCCTAAAGGAAGTCTTGGACGTAAAATGGGCAAGAAACTTCATGTTTTCGCTGGAGCTGAGCACAAGCATGAAGCACAAAAACCAGAAGTTTATGAACTTCGCGGATAA
- the rpsI gene encoding 30S ribosomal protein S9: MAQVQYTGTGRRKSSTARVRLVPGTGRVVVNKRDAEDFFPYETLRVILKQPLAVTETEGNYDVHVNVHGGGFTGQAGAIRHGIARALLQADPEYRTTLKRAGLLTRDARMKERKKYGLKGARRAPQFSKR, translated from the coding sequence GTGGCACAAGTACAATATACAGGTACTGGACGTCGTAAGAGCTCCACTGCTCGCGTACGCCTTGTTCCAGGAACTGGTCGTGTAGTAGTAAACAAACGTGATGCTGAAGACTTTTTCCCATACGAAACACTTCGTGTAATTCTGAAGCAGCCTCTAGCTGTTACGGAAACAGAAGGTAACTACGATGTACACGTAAACGTACATGGTGGTGGATTCACTGGACAAGCTGGTGCGATCCGTCACGGAATCGCTCGTGCTCTTTTACAAGCGGATCCTGAATACCGTACAACACTTAAACGCGCTGGTCTATTGACTCGTGACGCACGTATGAAAGAACGTAAGAAATACGGTCTTAAAGGTGCACGTCGCGCTCCACAATTCTCCAAGCGTTAA
- a CDS encoding BglG family transcription antiterminator has protein sequence MVELNERSHRILQEIVGNPRVTSTTLEKKYQLTRRQLGYSFNKINDWLASHRLPEIERTRQGQFIIDHSIFAQVNKDQKPEMDAVVLSEEQRVSLIILMLLTRRELSLNHFTYELDFSKNTILSDMKQAQSFLDRYHITINYSRKSGYVLEGPEIQIRRVLHKVVSDWIALNGSGKVEAMTLLSPDDLSRYKDIIDAFEEKLNIQFTDEKMEALPYLLALNIRRMEDGYIIESLSGNHQDIIRSEEYRAVGDILKEHITHEERLLLSLYLLTTNVYRSEELAPTDPLTTLPPVIEQMIRLFERGACVHFHNRSLLSDKLFQHIRPAYYRIKYGLTETQVIHDSITEELKEVHHLVRRSVRPLERYIGADIPDNELSFMTMLIGGWMTRQGESMKEKVKAVVVCPQGVSVSRLLFNQLSELFPEFVFLDSLSVREYWRCELDYTLVFSTSPLEGEDKVIQCKPYLDQDDRLRLRKQVMMEVQGYVMNDIRVDHLMDIIRNHTTIHDEKALKETLSVYVHREEESVIKQRVESVPLHLEDFLPIDHIQVVEYVDSWEKALSIASEPLIRHGFIKQSYVEAMRQQVRDPYIIIAPHVAIPHAAPEDGVARTGMSLLVVRSGVSFNTEETVHMMVVIAAVDKKKHMNGLMQLLSLAGQEEDRERLIREGKPKDIQEVIMRHSV, from the coding sequence ATGGTGGAACTCAATGAGAGAAGTCACAGGATTCTTCAAGAAATAGTAGGCAACCCCAGGGTCACCAGTACGACGCTCGAAAAGAAATACCAACTGACAAGAAGGCAGCTTGGCTACAGTTTCAATAAGATTAATGATTGGCTTGCATCACACCGCCTTCCTGAAATAGAGCGTACCAGACAAGGACAGTTCATTATCGACCACTCGATTTTCGCGCAGGTCAATAAGGATCAGAAACCTGAAATGGATGCCGTCGTCTTGTCTGAGGAGCAGCGCGTTTCCTTGATTATTCTCATGCTCCTTACTCGGAGGGAGCTGTCGTTGAATCACTTCACCTATGAACTCGACTTCAGTAAGAATACCATCTTGAGTGATATGAAACAGGCGCAGTCATTCCTTGACAGGTACCATATAACCATTAACTATTCGAGGAAGTCTGGATACGTATTGGAAGGACCGGAAATTCAGATTCGCCGTGTTCTCCATAAGGTTGTTAGTGACTGGATAGCCTTGAATGGTTCAGGAAAAGTGGAAGCCATGACTTTGTTGTCACCGGATGATTTGAGCAGATATAAGGATATCATTGATGCGTTTGAAGAAAAGCTCAACATTCAGTTTACAGACGAAAAAATGGAAGCGCTACCTTATTTGCTGGCACTAAACATTAGAAGAATGGAAGACGGATATATCATTGAGTCTTTATCCGGGAACCATCAAGACATCATCCGGTCTGAAGAATATCGAGCGGTCGGAGATATATTGAAAGAGCATATCACCCATGAAGAGCGTCTCCTCTTAAGTCTCTATCTCTTAACCACCAATGTGTATCGATCCGAAGAGCTTGCACCGACAGATCCATTAACGACGCTGCCCCCGGTTATAGAACAAATGATCCGTCTTTTTGAACGGGGCGCCTGCGTTCATTTTCATAATAGAAGCCTTTTATCGGATAAGCTGTTCCAGCACATCCGACCTGCTTATTACAGGATCAAGTATGGACTGACAGAGACGCAGGTGATTCATGATTCGATTACGGAAGAATTAAAAGAAGTGCACCATTTGGTCAGACGCTCTGTGCGTCCATTGGAGAGGTACATCGGGGCCGACATTCCTGATAATGAATTGTCTTTTATGACGATGTTAATCGGCGGTTGGATGACGCGGCAGGGAGAGAGCATGAAAGAGAAAGTAAAAGCTGTTGTCGTCTGTCCTCAAGGCGTGTCCGTCTCACGACTGTTGTTTAATCAATTGTCGGAGTTGTTTCCTGAATTTGTTTTCCTCGACTCTTTGTCGGTCCGAGAGTATTGGAGGTGTGAGTTGGATTACACGCTTGTTTTCTCTACCTCACCGCTAGAAGGAGAGGATAAAGTCATTCAATGCAAACCATACCTTGATCAGGACGATCGACTGCGGTTAAGAAAGCAGGTCATGATGGAGGTTCAAGGTTATGTGATGAATGATATCCGTGTGGATCACTTGATGGATATTATCCGCAATCACACAACGATCCACGATGAGAAAGCTTTGAAGGAAACGTTGAGCGTTTATGTGCATCGAGAAGAGGAATCAGTAATCAAGCAGAGGGTGGAGAGCGTTCCGCTTCACCTGGAAGATTTCCTTCCGATCGATCACATTCAAGTAGTGGAATATGTGGACTCTTGGGAGAAAGCACTGTCTATTGCATCCGAACCGTTGATCAGGCATGGCTTTATCAAACAAAGTTATGTCGAGGCGATGCGGCAGCAGGTGAGAGATCCATACATCATCATCGCCCCGCACGTTGCTATTCCCCATGCAGCGCCTGAAGATGGTGTAGCACGAACCGGAATGAGTTTGTTGGTCGTCCGTTCAGGTGTTTCGTTTAATACAGAGGAGACCGTTCATATGATGGTCGTGATCGCGGCGGTGGATAAGAAGAAGCATATGAACGGTTTGATGCAGTTATTGAGCTTAGCCGGGCAGGAGGAAGATCGGGAACGCCTCATTCGTGAGGGGAAACCTAAAGATATACAGGAAGTGATCATGCGTCATTCTGTGTAG
- a CDS encoding PTS sugar transporter subunit IIA produces the protein MSNVYFNESVILLDLDAGCKEEVLEAMSRNLVDLKLVKESFPPAIIRREEEYATGLPTAGVAVAIPHTDVEHVLRKTISVGVLKEAVEFGVMGDGEETIPVRIVFLLAMDEAHSQLSLLQQLMGVFQNEEILRLILEEKNKSGIRRLLEQKLAFDAIEGEKS, from the coding sequence ATGAGTAATGTTTATTTTAATGAATCAGTCATTTTATTAGATCTGGATGCGGGATGCAAGGAAGAAGTGCTCGAGGCAATGAGTAGGAACCTTGTGGATTTAAAGTTGGTCAAGGAGAGTTTTCCACCCGCCATCATCCGAAGGGAAGAGGAATATGCAACAGGGTTACCGACTGCCGGAGTCGCTGTCGCTATTCCGCATACCGATGTGGAGCATGTGCTCCGGAAGACGATAAGTGTGGGAGTACTGAAAGAAGCAGTGGAGTTCGGTGTAATGGGGGATGGAGAGGAAACGATCCCAGTCCGTATTGTCTTTCTGTTGGCTATGGACGAAGCCCACTCCCAGCTTTCTTTGCTTCAACAGCTCATGGGAGTTTTTCAAAACGAAGAAATTTTACGATTGATCCTGGAAGAAAAAAACAAATCAGGCATCCGGCGTTTATTGGAACAGAAACTTGCGTTTGATGCTATAGAAGGAGAGAAATCATAA